The window AGGAGCCATTATGGTCAGTGCCCTCGAAGTCTTCTCCACCGTGATCGTCGGCGTGTTGGTGGGGGTGGAGTTCTCTGTCGCCTTCATCATGAATCGCATCCTCAACGCGCTCCCCGAAGACAGCAGACAACTCGGTCATGCCCACGGCGGGCGAATGCTCGGCGCCCTGATGCCGTTCTGGTACATCGGCTCACTCGTGCTGGTCGTGGTCTGGGCCCTCGTCAGCTGGCACGATCAGGGCGTCGGCCTGGTGATCACCGCGGGCGTGCTGCTGCTGCTCAGCGTGGTCATGTCGGTTCTGCTGCTCGTGCCGATCAACAACCTGAACAAGACGTGGACCCCCGAGAACCGGCCTGCCGACTGGAAGCAGCAGCTGCAGCGCTGGGAACGCCTCCACTACGTGCGCGTCGCGGTCTTGGTCGCCGCGTTCGCCCTGCTCGTCGCCTCGCTCGTCTGAGCCCGTTCAGAAGGGGATCGGCTCGGGGACGAAAGTGACGGTGGCGATGGGCGTGTCGATGTATTCGCGTCCGGTGGGGCTGGTCCATTTGAGACGGCCGTGGCCGAGCTGCTCCACACGCCAGAGCGTGTGGTGTTTGACGACGTGATGGGGTCGGCAGAAGTCGGCGAGGTTCTCGTCACTGGTCTCTCCGCCCAACGCCGCGTCGATGGTATGGTCGCCGTCGCAATGCCAGGGGGGTCTTGTGCAGCCGGGGAATCGGCAGTGTTCGTCGCGCACGTCGAGGAAGCGCCGCAGAGCCGCGGTAGGTCGGTAGCGGTCGACCGCGACTGGCTCGCCGCTGGTGGGATCGGTGAGGACCCGGTCCCAGCCAGGAGCCTGGGCGGTCAGCCGTTTGGCGGTGTCGAGATCGATGGGGCCGTACCCGGCAAGAATCGGCGGTTGATCGCTGTGGCCGAGAAGGGTGAGCACAGGGACGGTGATCTGTACTTTCGCGTGGATAGCATCCAATCCGTCGCCGTGGCCAGTGGGGATGGCGGTGAGGAGGATGTCGGCGAAGAGGTCGGCGCGCTTCTGGTCCATGGTGCGGGGATCGGTCGGTTCGGTGTCTTCGCCGGAATCGACATCGGAGTCGGCGTCGCCGCTGGGGGCGGTGATCAGGGTGAACGCGGCTGTGCCCTCGCTGGTGTCGCTCGGAGCGCCGTCGTGGGCATCGCCCGTGCCGGCGGCGGGGGAGAGAGCGTGGGCGGTCGTCGTGAGGCGGTCGTAGATGGCGCGGGCAAGGATGGCGGGACCTTCGTAGATGAGCCGACCGCGGTTGTGGGGCAGGTCGATCAGCTGCACGGAACGGTCGTCTTTGGACTGCTCGATGTTCGCGTTCGAGGCTGCGGGGTCGATCCGAGCGGCCAGGATGGTCACGATCTTGCTCAACCGGTACGGCGTCTCGGCCGCCGCGGCGGACAGAGCACGCTCTTCATACTCGGCCCGCAGCCCCGGGTCGGCGATGATCGAGCCCGCATCCACGATCGTGTGCGCATGCGCCAGATCGATCTCGCCGCGGCTGAGGGCGAGCTGGGTGGCGGGGAACTGGGTGACCAATACAGAGGCGGTACCCATCCGGGACTGCACCGACCGGTCGGACAGCCGCATGGCGGCGCCGAGCTCTGCGGAGATCTCACGCAGAGGCAGCTGGTGACTGACCGGTAGCCGACGTTCGTGTCGGTCTTGCTCGCGGGCGATGACCACGTCGACGGCGTCGGCCAGCAGCTCAGCCTCGTGTGCCTGCAACGCCGCGATCTTGCGTCGGGTCTCGACCAGGTCGGACACCAGAGTATCCAGCGTGCCCCAGATTCCCGACGGAGCGAAGGGCCCGGCCGTCAGCGGATCGGGCCCCGCGCCCGACGACTCGGGCTCGGGCGACTGCGATTCGGAAGACACGGGAAACAGGCTCCAGATGAACGCCGACAACGGGGGACGTGTCCGCAGCGTCTCAACCTCAGGAGCCGACGATCGTGCCGGTTCCGCGTCTCATTCTGGCCTGTGTGCTACTCGTCAATCGCGGACTTGCTATACCTCTAAGAGTAGCAGATATCTTCGTCGAATACTGCCACTACCGTGAGATTACTCTCATACAGAACCACGACTCGCCACCGCTTTTTGCGCGCCGCGGGCGCAGCAGTCATGCCTCAGAACAGCCGGTCGGATGCGGCATCCACTCGCACGCGCGAGGTGGCGATGACCGGCCCAGTGACACCGCGCCGCGGCTGGTCGTCTTCCAGCCTTCCATCGAGCCCGTGCGCGCGCAGCAGTGGCCGCACCCGCTTGCCGAGCCAGGTGCGGTAGCCCTTGGGCGCGTAGGCCGAGACGCCGGGATACAGACCGCGGTACGACGAGACGAGTTCGGGATGCTCCCGCTCGAGCCACTGCATGAACCACGCCTTCGCCCCCGGCCGCAGATGTAGGGCGCCGAAGACCACCCGCACCGCGCCGGCCGCCTTGATGCGGGTGAGGGCGTCGTCGAGCATCGGGATGGAATCGGTCAGATGCGGCAGGACCGGCATGAGGAAGACGGTGACGGAAAAGCCCGCGTCGGTGGCCGCGCGCACAGTCTGCAGACGCGCCGTCGCGGTGGGTGTGCCCGGCTCGACGGAGTGCTGCAGGGCATCGTCGAACACCGCTATCGACATCGCCAGCGAGACCGGCACCCGGGTGGCGGCATCCATCAGCAGAGGAAGGTCGCGACGCAGCAGCGTGCCCTTGGTGAGGATCGAGAACGGCGTGCGCGAGGCGGCGAGTGCGTCGATGATCTCGGGCATGA is drawn from Microbacterium protaetiae and contains these coding sequences:
- a CDS encoding DUF1772 domain-containing protein, which codes for MVSALEVFSTVIVGVLVGVEFSVAFIMNRILNALPEDSRQLGHAHGGRMLGALMPFWYIGSLVLVVVWALVSWHDQGVGLVITAGVLLLLSVVMSVLLLVPINNLNKTWTPENRPADWKQQLQRWERLHYVRVAVLVAAFALLVASLV
- a CDS encoding Rv2578c family radical SAM protein, whose amino-acid sequence is MRWQGQELGVADVAALPGMERLNGFVRSVSTPEFAGVTFHEVMAKSALNHVPGSSAMPFDWTVNPYRGCSHACAYCFARGTHEYLDLDAGHDFDSQVVVKLNVAEVLRHELARGSWGREPVALGTNTDPYQRAEGRYRLMPEIIDALAASRTPFSILTKGTLLRRDLPLLMDAATRVPVSLAMSIAVFDDALQHSVEPGTPTATARLQTVRAATDAGFSVTVFLMPVLPHLTDSIPMLDDALTRIKAAGAVRVVFGALHLRPGAKAWFMQWLEREHPELVSSYRGLYPGVSAYAPKGYRTWLGKRVRPLLRAHGLDGRLEDDQPRRGVTGPVIATSRVRVDAASDRLF
- a CDS encoding HNH endonuclease signature motif containing protein, which gives rise to MSSESQSPEPESSGAGPDPLTAGPFAPSGIWGTLDTLVSDLVETRRKIAALQAHEAELLADAVDVVIAREQDRHERRLPVSHQLPLREISAELGAAMRLSDRSVQSRMGTASVLVTQFPATQLALSRGEIDLAHAHTIVDAGSIIADPGLRAEYEERALSAAAAETPYRLSKIVTILAARIDPAASNANIEQSKDDRSVQLIDLPHNRGRLIYEGPAILARAIYDRLTTTAHALSPAAGTGDAHDGAPSDTSEGTAAFTLITAPSGDADSDVDSGEDTEPTDPRTMDQKRADLFADILLTAIPTGHGDGLDAIHAKVQITVPVLTLLGHSDQPPILAGYGPIDLDTAKRLTAQAPGWDRVLTDPTSGEPVAVDRYRPTAALRRFLDVRDEHCRFPGCTRPPWHCDGDHTIDAALGGETSDENLADFCRPHHVVKHHTLWRVEQLGHGRLKWTSPTGREYIDTPIATVTFVPEPIPF